The Acipenser ruthenus chromosome 27, fAciRut3.2 maternal haplotype, whole genome shotgun sequence genome includes a window with the following:
- the LOC117432308 gene encoding rootletin-like isoform X7: MSASGDPQSKIGGELKLEAVIQRLEESVLSSGDEKSFTLRGDAHDSPPTPLPARIREIVTKNLSEDTMASVISLQEENRILQQELSRVEDLLAESRAERDELAIKYNAISERLEQTLRVETGERDRESLESRSLAQQNMELRRRLDEEQAAYKRKLQAYQEGQQRQAQLVQKLQAKVLQYKKKCGELEQVVLDKSTELEQHCMTSRLDLSTGRLRPEEEEHSNDLENALIRLEEEQQRSASLAQVNAMLREQLDQANSANQALSEDIRKLTADWTKAREELEQREVDWRREEESFHTYFSSEHSRLLALWRQVVGFRRHICELKSATERDLSEVRNELAKASRSAHASCLNLGANLRASESSSTLALDKQSARQAQLEEQLRDKVRDMIQMQARCDTEKAELNARITELMVEVERMKTQGEEKEKSSTSLTQRLEALEGSLSQEQAEREQEEVEALRAEIEVLQQALRDITQAVLADSDTGVPVPPLEGEQDLMGSLGGVSVLRSPSPRRGASPRRSASPRRSFSTSLADPTLGAVRAALTNRQIHLQELRGRYEGAQDLVASLRRQLAESETERRALEQRAQQLSEEREEAGRAKDAAQRDADRLRSSTEHIGSEKTSLGKALQALQERVETLQQEGERLQLTNAALQRERDCESEEKEGALKERERARAETEKGLKQLEQAEARCSALRKELALVKEALQRQTLDKEVQETEKAGLAEALCRAETSVAELTLTCNRLKVEESTLRDSLAKMSSLNEGLAQDKIQLNKIIIQLEDEKGSLMGQKREVEQEKASIRDELVRLEQEKLDLDSARHGLDQSLQDVEQSQEVLEERLRALQGQRAELQEQLAQVTRQRSSLLEDLSQAQREVERQGEGLVRAAREKEELTREKASLVVQLTASERENHSLAEEVAAFRSEREALETSLFEMQQQLVQLESRREQLEAEHQALLRAKEALQAELKRVRAEAEVGLVKLERDKELLVQKQSQTEQEAQVTLRSALTAQQEETDRLTHEKEALRLTLEAQRDEILYTLTREREEIVSRYEAEKEELNKEITELQQERDQSLLIAESEKQQALSLKESEKTILSEKLTSVQHELGTTSMELERVRREAQSRQEQERNTVRNLTTELREFRTQFEDAVTAHEREVKSLHEQNKEVGRQKESVLRELEEARTAVRLGEEARDGVRRELLEAQRRLREAQDVRESQRKDILDLRRSLGDQDKERDTLHASNTELREAVKRAESERISLKRLNEEKEQKLAVLEESRAASEREAAELRAGLREVERSRLEARRELQELRRQVKLLDSEKEQRGREVAELQARVSLDEQREGDTRRESFGLKQRIMETEAVRDSARKEVSSLQRRMTELEAECRLRERELAAQLEEARGNEKKLQDNTRNLELRAEQARGELTELGLALSEAQGRISGLEAELTRLDGHKRELEFKLGSLHSALSRTLGIGGRGRGNSPALRGRSHSPRRSLSPPKGLDESRRSPLARMETPERGPASRPASPDRTDTPFPELDPETVRSALREFLQELRDTQRERDEARTQSGTLARQLGEMEEDRDGTQQRLQQLQKSLAECEEGKRGADGRLSSAQTALMLQEELIRRSERERKALLDKVATLERSVQGAESERRGTQDKINKLKAGEARLEAERRRLKEALEAAESRGTKLELARRALEGELQRMKLGLGDKETEIQAAQDRIDTLQRQVSDSELKASALKLELDRLHLALARVEESEGTLKERLQSLAQCVAESNTSQAAAQDRLLTLQKSLSASEQERRLLQERLESARSSVLEGKKNAGMLSERVQTLQSELGEMELKRGELEGQLQQHQELLRQRMKSEEAALRSLEKLQGERALAQERLRSLQRAIAQLESEKREAERAAVRLEKDKAALRNTLDKVEREKLKMEEGSMRLSAEKGRLDRSLSSVEQELVDSQRQIQLLQAQLGEMEQTQSQGLTEVSRRLQQDMQQETERLRGAQLQAERTLEARERAHRQRVKGLEEQVSTLKEQLQQELRRRQPHFSHSSILSGN, from the exons ATGAGCGCCTCTGGAGATCCGCAGTCGAAAATCGGGGGAGAGTTGAAACTAGAAGCCGTTATTCAG AGGCTGGAGGAGAGCGTGCTGTCGTCAGGAGACGAGAAGAGCTTCACCCTGCGAGGCGACGCCCACGACTCCCCGCCCACCCCGCTGCCTGCACGAATTAGAGAGATCGTCACCAAGAACCTGAGTGAGGACA CCATGGCCTCCGTGATCTCTCTCCAGGAGGAGAACAGGATCCTCCAGCAGGAGCTGTCCCGGGTCGAGGACCTGCTGGCTGAGAGCCGAGCCGAGCGCGATGAACTGGCCATCAAATACAACGCCATCAGCGAGCGG ctgGAGCAGACCCTGCGCGTGGAGACGGGTGAGCGAGACCGGGAGTCCCTGGAGAGCCGCAGCTTGGCTCAGCAGAACATGGAGCTGCGGAGACGGCTGGACGAGGAGCAGGCTGCGTACAAACGCAAGCTGCAGGCTTACCAGGAGGGGCAGCAGAGGCAGGCCCAGCTAGTACAGAAACTACAGGCCAAG GTGCTGCAGTACAAGAAGAAGTGTGGGGAGCTTGAGCAGGTTGTGCTGGACAAATCAACTGAGCTGGAGCAGCACTGCATGACT AGTCGCCTGGACCTCTCCACCGGCCGACTTCGTCCCGAAGAGGAGGAGCATAGCAACGACCTGGAGAATGCACTCATCCGATTGGAGGAGGAGCAGCAGAG GAGTGCCAGCCTCGCCCAGGTGAATGCCATGCTCCGGGAGCAGCTTGACCAGGCCAACTCAGCCAATCAGGCACTGAGCGAGGACATCCGCAAACTCACTGCTGATTGGACGAAGGCccgagaggagctggagcagagGGAGGTTGattggaggagagaggaggag TCCTTCCACACCTACTTCAGCAGTGAGCACAGCCGCCTGCTAGCCCTGTGGAGACAAGTGGTGGGCTTCCGCCGGCACATCTGTGAGCTCAAGAGCGCCACGGAGAG GGACCTCTCGGAGGTGCGGAACGAGCTAGCCAAGGCCTCCCGCAGCGCCCACGCCTCCTGTCTCAACCTGGGTGCCAACCTGCGAGCCAGCGAGAGCTCCTCCACCCTGGCGCTGGACAAGCAGAGCGCCCGGCAGGCACAGCTGGAGGAGCAGCTGCGTGACAAGGTGCGAGACATGATCCAGATGCAGGCCAGATGTGACACGGAGAAAGCAGAGCTCAACGCCAG gATTACAGAGctgatggtggaggtggagagGATGAAGACCcagggggaggagaaggagaaatCCAGCACCTCTCTAACTCAGAGGCTGGAAGCCCTG GAGGGCAGTCTCTCCCAGGAACAGGCTGAGCGAGAGCAGGAGGAGGTGGAGGCGCTGAGAGCTGAGATTGAAGTACTGCAGCAGGCTCTCCGTGACATCACACAG GCTGTGCTGGCGGACTCTGACACGGGGGTCCCTGTGCCCCCCCTCGAGGGAGAGCAGGACCTGATGGGCTCTCTGGGCGGGGTCTCAGTCctgcgcagcccctcccctcgccGGGGTGCTTCTCCTCGCAGATCAGCCTCCCCTCGACGCAGCTTCTCCACCAGCCTCGCTGACCCCACGCTGGGGGCCGTTCGAGCTGCCCTCACCAACAGACAGATCCACTTACAG GAGCTGCGAGGGCGCTACGAGGGGGCCCAGGATCTGGTGGCATCTCTGAGGCGGCAGCTGGCCGAGAGCGAGACGGAGCGGCGGGCTCTCGAGCAGCGGGCACAGCAGCtgagcgaggagagagaggaggccggGCGAGCCAAGGACGCCGCGCAGAGAGATGCTGACAGACTTCGCTCCTCCACTGAACACATTGGCAG TGAGAAGACCAGCCTTGGGAAGGCGCTGCAGGCCCTGCAGGAGAGAGTGGAGACGCTGCAGCAGGAAGGCGAGAGGCTGCAGCTCACCAATGCAGcgctgcagagagagagggactgCGAGAGCGAGGAGAAAGAGGGGGCTCTGAAAGAGAGGGAGCGAGCCAGGGCAGAGACTGAGAAggg GCTGAAGCAGCTGGAGCAGGCCGAGGCTCGCTGCTCGGCCCTCAGGAAGGAGCTGGCCCTGGTGAAGGAGGCTCTGCAGAGACAGACACTGGACAAGGAGGTGCAGGAGACGGAGAAGGCTGGGCTGGCTGAGGCTCTGTGCAGG GCGGAGACCAGTGTTGCTGAGCTGACCCTGACCTGCAACAGACTCAAGGTAGAGGAGTCGACCCTGCGTGACTCCCTGGCTAAAATGAGCTCCCTGAACGAGGGGCTGGCCCAGGACAAGATCCAGCTCAACAAGATCATCATCCAG CTCGAGGATGAGAAGGGCTCTCTAATGGGTCAGAAGCGGGAGGTGGAGCAGGAGAAGGCCTCGATCCGAGACGAGCTCGTCCGATTGGAGCAGGAGAAGCTGGACCTGGACTCCGCCCGCCACGGCCTGGACCAATCGCTGCAGGACGTGGAGCAGAGCCAGGAGGTGCTGGAGGAGAGGCTGCGGGCACTGCAGGGGCAGCGGGCTGAGCTACAAGAACAGCTGGCACAG GTCACCCGCCAGCGCTCCTCCCTCCTGGAGGACCTGTCCCAGGCTCAGCGGGAGGTGGAGCGCCAGGGGGAGGGGCTGGTTCGAGCGGCCCGAGAGAAAGAGGAGCTGACCAGAGAGAAGGCCAGCCTGGTGGTGCAGCTGACCGCGTCCGAGCGGGAGAACCACAGCCTGGCTGAAGAGGTGGCCGCATTCAG GTCGGAGAGAGAGGCTCTGGAGACCAGCCTCTTCGAGATGCAGCAGCAGCTGGTTCAGCTGGAGTCTCGGAGGGAGCAGCTGGAGGCAGAACACCAGGCCCTGCTGCGGGCCAAGGAGGCACTGCAAG CCGAGTTGAAGCGAGTGCGGGCAGAGGCTGAGGTCGGACTGGTCAAGCTGGAGCGAGACAAGGAGCTGCTGGTGCAGAAGCAGAGCCAGACCGAGCAGGAAGCCCAGGTCACACTGCGGTCAGCTCTGACCGCTCAGCAAGAGGAGACTGACCGCCTCACCCACGAGAAG gaggCACTGAGGCTCACACTGGAGGCACAGCGGGACGAGATTCTGTACACGCTGACTCGAGAGCGTGAGGAGATAGTGTCTCGCTACGAGGCTGAGAAAGAGGAGCTGAACAAGGAGATCACAGAACTGCAGCAAGAGAGGGACCAGAGCCTGCTGATAGCGGAGAGTGAGAAGCAACAg GCCCTGTCACTGAAGGAGTCAGAGAAGACGATCCTCTCGGAGAAACTGACCAGCGTCCAGCACGAGCTGGGTACCACCAGCATGGAGCTGGAGAGGGTCCGACGGGAAGCACAGAGCAGACAGGAGCAGGAGCGG AACACCGTGAGAAATCTGACGACTGAACTGAGGGAGTTCCGGACCCAGTTTGAGGACGCGGTGACGGCTCACGAGAGGGAAGTGAAGAGCCTGCATGAGCAGAACAAGGAGGTGGGGAGGCAGAAGGAGAGCGTGCTCAGAGAG CTGGAGGAGGCCCGCACAGCGGTTCGTCTGGGAGAGGAGGCGCGGGATGGGGTGCGGAGGGAGCTGCTGGAGGCTCAGCGCAGGCTGCGAGAGGCACAGGACGTCCGGGAGAGCCAGCGCAAAGACATCCTGGATCTGCGACGCAGCCTGGGGGACCAGGACAAGGAGAGAGACACCCTGCACGCCTCCAACACGGAGCTGAGAGAGGCTGTGAAGAGAGCAGAGAGCGAGAGGATCAG TTTGAAGAGGCTGAATGAGGAGAAGGAGCAGAAGCTGGCTGTGCTGGAGGAGAGCCGAGCCGCATCAGAGCGAGAGGCCGCGGAGCTGAGGGCGGGGCTTCGCGAGGTCGAGAGGTCAAGGCTAGAGGCCCGCAGAGAGCTGCAGGAGCTCCGCCGCCAG GTGAAGCTCCTGGACAGTGAGAAGGAGCAGAGGGGCCGGGAGGTGGCTGAGCTGCAGGCTCGGGTCTCTCTGGATGAGCAGAGGGAGGGGGACACACGCAGGGAATCCTTCGGACTCAAGCAGAGGATCATGGAGACTGAGGCTGTCCGGGACAGCGCACGCAAGGAG GTTTCCAGCCTCCAGCGCAGGATGACGGAGTTGGAGGCGGAGTGCCGGCTGCGCGAGAGGGAGCTGGCAGCCCAGCTGGAGGAAGCGCGAGGCAACGAGAAGAAGCTGCAGGACAACACGCGCAACCTGGAGCTGCGGGCTGAGCAGGCGCGGGGGGAGCTGACGGAGCTGGGGCTGGCACTGAGTGAGGCACAGGGGCGCATCTCCGGCCTGGAGGCGGAGCTGACACGACTCGACGGGCACAAGAGAGAGCTGGAGTTCAAACTGGGCAGCCTGCACTCCGCCCTGAGCCGCACCCTGGGCATCGGGGGGCGGGGCCGCGGGAACAGCCCCGCCCTCCGCGGACGCAGCCACTCCCCTCGGCGCTCACTCTCACCACCTAAAG GACTGGATGAGAGCAGGAGGAGCCCCCTGGCTCGGATGGAGACCCCAGAGAGAGGCCCCGCCTCCAGACCCGCCTCCCCTGACCGCACGGACACACCCTTCCCAGAACTGGACCCTGAGACAGTCCGGAGTGCGCTCAGAGAGTTCCTGCAGGAGCTGAGAGACACGCAGAGAGAGCGG GATGAGGCCCGTACACAGTCCGGGACTCTCGCTCGGCAGCTCGGGGAGATGGAAGAAGATCGAGACGGGACCCAGCAGaggctgcagcagctgcagaaaTCCCTGGCCGAGTGCGAGGAAG GGAAGCGTGGTGCAGACGGCCGGCTCAGCTCTGCTCAGACCGCTCTTATGCTGCAGGAGGAACTGATTCGGCGCAGTGAGCGCGAGCGCAAGGCTCTGCTGGACAAGGTGGCCACGCTGGAGAGGAGTGTGCAGGGAGCAGAGAGCGAGCGCCGTGGCACGCAG GATAAGATAAACAAGCTGAAGGCCGGCGAGGCGAGGCTGGAGGCAGAGAGGAGGAGGCTGAAGGAGGCTCTGGAGGCAGCAGAGAGCAGAGGCACCAAGCTGGAGCTGGCCAGGCGCGCTCTGGAAGGGGAGCTGCAGAGAATGAAGCTGGGGCTGGGGGACAAGGAGACTGAGATCCAGGCGGCACAGGACCGCATAGACACTCTGCAGAGacag GTGTCGGACAGCGAGCTGAAGGCCAGCGCCCTGAAGCTGGAGCTGGATCGGCTGCACCTGGCCCTGGCGAGGGTGGAGGAGAGCGAGGGCACACTGAAGGAGCGTCTCCAGAGCCTTGCGCAGTGCGTGGCAGAGAGCAACACCAGCCAGGCCGCCGCCCAGGACCGCTTGCTCACCCTGCAGAAGAGCCTGAGCGCCAGTGAGCAGGAGCGTCGCCTCCTGCAG GAGAGGTTGGAGAGCGCGCGGTCGTCTGTCTTGGAAGGAAAGAAGAATGCCGGGATGCTGAGTGAGCGTGTGCAGACTCTACAGAGCGAGCTGGGGGAGATGGAGCTGAAAAGGGGAGAGCTGGAGGGGCAACTGCAGCAACACCAGGag TTGTTGCGTCAGCGCATGAAGTCGGAGGAGGCTGCGCTGAGAAGCCTGGAGAAGCTGCAGGGAGAGCGGGCTCTGGCGCAGGAAAGGCTGAGGAGTCTGCAGAGGGCCATAGCCCAGCTGGAGAGCGAGAAGAGGGAGGCGGAGAGGGCCGCAGTCAGGCTGGAGAAAGACAAGGCAGCTCTCCGCAACACACTCGACAAG GTTGAACGTGAGAAGTTGAAGATGGAGGAGGGGAGCATGCGTCTGTCAGCGGAGAAGGGGCGTCTGGACCGCTCGCTGAGCTCTGTGGAGCAGGAACTGGTGGACTCTCAGAGACAGATCCAGCTGCTGCAG GCCCAGCTTGGTGAGATGGAGCAGACGCAATCCCAGGGCCTCACGGAGGTGTCTCGGAGACTCCAGCAGGATATGCAGCAGGAGACGGAGCGGCTCCGGGGAGCTCAGCTGCAGGCCGAGAGGACTCTGGAGGCGCGAGAGAGAGCACACCGACAGCGTGTCAAGGGGCTGGAGGAGCAG GTCTCCACGCTGAAGGAGCAGCTGCAGCAGGAACTCCGAAGGCGCCAGCCTCACTTCTCCCACTCCTCCATCCTGTCTGGAAACTGA